From the unidentified bacterial endosymbiont genome, one window contains:
- the yajD gene encoding HNH nuclease YajD: MALIPKNYARLESGYREKALKIYPWVCGRCSREFVYSNLRELTVHHIDHDHTNNPDDGSNWELLCLFCHDHEHSKYTEADLYGTAVVAGEDAQKDMGVATFNPFADLKSMMNKKK, translated from the coding sequence ATGGCTCTGATCCCCAAAAACTACGCGCGCCTGGAAAGTGGCTACCGTGAGAAAGCGTTAAAAATTTACCCCTGGGTGTGCGGTCGCTGCTCGCGGGAGTTTGTCTATTCTAACCTGCGTGAACTGACGGTTCACCATATCGACCACGATCACACCAACAACCCGGACGATGGCAGTAACTGGGAGCTGTTGTGTCTGTTTTGCCACGACCATGAACATTCGAAATACACTGAAGCCGATCTTTACGGCACCGCCGTAGTGGCCGGTGAAGATGCGCAAAAGGATATGGGTGTCGCCACGTTTAACCCCTTTGCCGATTTGAAGTCGATGATGAATAAGAAGAAGTAG